Proteins co-encoded in one Cataglyphis hispanica isolate Lineage 1 chromosome 4, ULB_Chis1_1.0, whole genome shotgun sequence genomic window:
- the LOC126849319 gene encoding UDP-glucose 4-epimerase isoform X1, with amino-acid sequence MYIYIYVLITEYCALNNGKQILECFGDGRGWVYWVSYSLGIITSRPSDLNSEKPECLRRIEKMINKNIPFINCDITNINDLRNVFQKYTFHSVIHFAALKAVSESCQKPLEYYKTNVSGTINLLEVMRENNIKHFIYSSSATVYGVPQQLPLKEDMKTGNCTNPYGKTKFMVEEILKDLCISDKEFSVISLRYFNPVGAHSSGQIGEDPNGIPNNLMPYIAQVSVGKRDTLYVYGNDYDTPDGTGIRDYIHIMDLAVGHVKAIIYQKTHNLKGFKPINLGTGKGYSVLEVIHAFEKASGKKIPYKIVERRPGDISVSYADASIANKELNWVATKNIDDMCLDTWKWQQNNPNGYKR; translated from the exons atgtatatatacatatacgtacttATAACAGAATATTGCGCACTAAATAATGGCAAGCAAATCTTGGAATGTTTTGGTGACGGGAGGGGCTGGGTATATTGGGTCTCATACAGTCTTGGAATTATTACAAGCAGACCTTCAG ACTTAAATTCAGAGAAACCAGAATGCCTCCgtagaatagaaaaaatgataaataagaatattccaTTTATTAACTGTGACATCACAAACATTAATGACTTAAGAAATGTATTTCAGaag tATACTTTTCACAGTGTTATACACTTTGCTGCATTGAAGGCAGTTAGTGAATCATGCCAAAAACCACTCGAATACTATAAGACTAATGTCAGtggaacaataaatttattagaagtTATGCgagaaaacaatataaaacattttatttattcaagcaGTGCTACAGTTTATGGTGTACCTCAGCAACTTCCTTTAAAGGAAGATATGAAAACTGGCAATTGCACAAATCCTTATGGGAAGACAAAGTTTATGgttgaagaaatattaaaggaTTTGTGTATATCAGAcaag GAATTTTCTGTTATatctttgagatattttaatcctgTTGGTGCACATTCTTCAGGTCAAATTGGAGAAGATCCTAATGGTAtaccaaataatttaatgcctTATATCGCACAAGTCTCTGTTGGAAAAAGGGACACATTATATGTTTATGGTAATGATTATGATACACCTGATGGCACag GTATACGTGactatattcatattatggATTTAGCAGTAGGACATGTGAAAgccataatttatcaaaaaactcATAATCTAAAAGGATTTAAGCCAATAAATCTTGGTACTGGAAAAGGTTACTCTGTGCTTGAAGTTATACATGCATTTGAAAAAGCATCTGGAAAGAAAATCCCATACAAAATAGTTGAACGTAGACCAGGTGACATATCTGTTAGTTATGCGGACGCTAGTATCGCGAATAAAGAACTCAATTGGGttgcaacaaaaaatatagatgacatgt GTTTAGACACATGGAAGTGGCAACAAAATAATCCAAATGGATATAAACGCTGA
- the LOC126849319 gene encoding UDP-glucose 4-epimerase isoform X2, with translation MASKSWNVLVTGGAGYIGSHTVLELLQADLQVVVIDNLSNVYKDLNSEKPECLRRIEKMINKNIPFINCDITNINDLRNVFQKYTFHSVIHFAALKAVSESCQKPLEYYKTNVSGTINLLEVMRENNIKHFIYSSSATVYGVPQQLPLKEDMKTGNCTNPYGKTKFMVEEILKDLCISDKEFSVISLRYFNPVGAHSSGQIGEDPNGIPNNLMPYIAQVSVGKRDTLYVYGNDYDTPDGTGIRDYIHIMDLAVGHVKAIIYQKTHNLKGFKPINLGTGKGYSVLEVIHAFEKASGKKIPYKIVERRPGDISVSYADASIANKELNWVATKNIDDMCLDTWKWQQNNPNGYKR, from the exons ATGGCAAGCAAATCTTGGAATGTTTTGGTGACGGGAGGGGCTGGGTATATTGGGTCTCATACAGTCTTGGAATTATTACAAGCAGACCTTCAGGTGGTGGTAATTGATAATCTTAGCAATGTATATAAAG ACTTAAATTCAGAGAAACCAGAATGCCTCCgtagaatagaaaaaatgataaataagaatattccaTTTATTAACTGTGACATCACAAACATTAATGACTTAAGAAATGTATTTCAGaag tATACTTTTCACAGTGTTATACACTTTGCTGCATTGAAGGCAGTTAGTGAATCATGCCAAAAACCACTCGAATACTATAAGACTAATGTCAGtggaacaataaatttattagaagtTATGCgagaaaacaatataaaacattttatttattcaagcaGTGCTACAGTTTATGGTGTACCTCAGCAACTTCCTTTAAAGGAAGATATGAAAACTGGCAATTGCACAAATCCTTATGGGAAGACAAAGTTTATGgttgaagaaatattaaaggaTTTGTGTATATCAGAcaag GAATTTTCTGTTATatctttgagatattttaatcctgTTGGTGCACATTCTTCAGGTCAAATTGGAGAAGATCCTAATGGTAtaccaaataatttaatgcctTATATCGCACAAGTCTCTGTTGGAAAAAGGGACACATTATATGTTTATGGTAATGATTATGATACACCTGATGGCACag GTATACGTGactatattcatattatggATTTAGCAGTAGGACATGTGAAAgccataatttatcaaaaaactcATAATCTAAAAGGATTTAAGCCAATAAATCTTGGTACTGGAAAAGGTTACTCTGTGCTTGAAGTTATACATGCATTTGAAAAAGCATCTGGAAAGAAAATCCCATACAAAATAGTTGAACGTAGACCAGGTGACATATCTGTTAGTTATGCGGACGCTAGTATCGCGAATAAAGAACTCAATTGGGttgcaacaaaaaatatagatgacatgt GTTTAGACACATGGAAGTGGCAACAAAATAATCCAAATGGATATAAACGCTGA
- the LOC126849319 gene encoding UDP-glucose 4-epimerase isoform X3 encodes MINKNIPFINCDITNINDLRNVFQKYTFHSVIHFAALKAVSESCQKPLEYYKTNVSGTINLLEVMRENNIKHFIYSSSATVYGVPQQLPLKEDMKTGNCTNPYGKTKFMVEEILKDLCISDKEFSVISLRYFNPVGAHSSGQIGEDPNGIPNNLMPYIAQVSVGKRDTLYVYGNDYDTPDGTGIRDYIHIMDLAVGHVKAIIYQKTHNLKGFKPINLGTGKGYSVLEVIHAFEKASGKKIPYKIVERRPGDISVSYADASIANKELNWVATKNIDDMCLDTWKWQQNNPNGYKR; translated from the exons atgataaataagaatattccaTTTATTAACTGTGACATCACAAACATTAATGACTTAAGAAATGTATTTCAGaag tATACTTTTCACAGTGTTATACACTTTGCTGCATTGAAGGCAGTTAGTGAATCATGCCAAAAACCACTCGAATACTATAAGACTAATGTCAGtggaacaataaatttattagaagtTATGCgagaaaacaatataaaacattttatttattcaagcaGTGCTACAGTTTATGGTGTACCTCAGCAACTTCCTTTAAAGGAAGATATGAAAACTGGCAATTGCACAAATCCTTATGGGAAGACAAAGTTTATGgttgaagaaatattaaaggaTTTGTGTATATCAGAcaag GAATTTTCTGTTATatctttgagatattttaatcctgTTGGTGCACATTCTTCAGGTCAAATTGGAGAAGATCCTAATGGTAtaccaaataatttaatgcctTATATCGCACAAGTCTCTGTTGGAAAAAGGGACACATTATATGTTTATGGTAATGATTATGATACACCTGATGGCACag GTATACGTGactatattcatattatggATTTAGCAGTAGGACATGTGAAAgccataatttatcaaaaaactcATAATCTAAAAGGATTTAAGCCAATAAATCTTGGTACTGGAAAAGGTTACTCTGTGCTTGAAGTTATACATGCATTTGAAAAAGCATCTGGAAAGAAAATCCCATACAAAATAGTTGAACGTAGACCAGGTGACATATCTGTTAGTTATGCGGACGCTAGTATCGCGAATAAAGAACTCAATTGGGttgcaacaaaaaatatagatgacatgt GTTTAGACACATGGAAGTGGCAACAAAATAATCCAAATGGATATAAACGCTGA